The following is a genomic window from Vibrio cyclitrophicus.
GTCAGTATATTGCTGAGTATAAATATTCATTAGGCCACCGGCTTGTTCAAAGCCTGCCCAGAAAACGATCACGAACAGACCCATAACCAGAATAACTTTTAATCTGTCGAACTCTTCTTTTGTGAGTGGCGTTTTCTCTTTCGACTTGTTCAGTGCTTTTGCTCGTGCAGCTGCTGGCACCGAACCGATGTTACCTAACCAAGATTGAGCCATCGTCATTTGCATAATCAGGCTAATGACCATACCAATACCAGCGGCAAGGAAACCTGCCTTCCAGCCGAAAGAGTCGACTGCAGCGCCTGAAATTAAGCCACCAAGTAGTGCGCCTAAGTTAATGCCCATGTAGAAAATGGTGAAAGCACCGTCACGTCGGTTATCGCCTTCTTGGTACAGATCGCCAACCATGGTCGAGATGTTTGGTTTAAACATGCCGTTACCACTGATAAGCAGCGCTAAACCAAGGTAAAGAGCGTTTACTTGGTCTAAGCCAATAAAACCATTGGGCAGAGCAAGTGTAAATTGACCAAGTGCCATTAATAGGCCACCAATCAAGATCGATTTACGTTGACCTAGGTAATTATCGGCAATCCAGCCACCAATTAATGGTGTGATATAGACTAAACCGGTGTAAATACCATAGAGATCGAGTGCGTCTTTTGTTGACCAACCAAGTCCACCGTTGAGGGTAGTGTCAGTTAAGAATAAAACCAGAATTGCACGCATCGCATAGTAGGAAAAACGTTCCCATAGCTCTGTGCTAAAAAGTAGAAATAGGCCTCTAGGGTGGCCAAAAATGTTGTGATTGCTTGGCATAAGTTTTACTAATTTTAGGTATTAAAAGATTTTATAGTTACTTATGTATACAGAGTAGAATAACCATCTGCAATAGGTGTGTTTTATGGTTACGACAACTTATTTTTTATAAGTGAATGATAATGTGAGGTTTTCTTTGTAATGTCACCCAGTTAACGCGTGCTGCAAACTAATTTTTCAAATTTGGTTTGGTGGCGTAATAAACAATTCAAGCGCGCCCCTGAATGGTTTAATTGTTATGTATCAGTTTGGTGTATTGCTTCGGGTTTTAAAGAGTATGCTATGCACAATAGGAGTGGCGTACACACGCTTACAATAATGCACCTTTTTATCTGAAAACGATCCCTGTACAATGCTTAACCACTTTTGCTACCTATAACTTTTTGTTGATAAATTGGTCTGCTACGCATTATTTCTTGCTTGCTCGATTCATTTTATTAATGGCGATTCAACCGTTTTAGGCATGTGGTAAAATATCTAAAAATATAAAATGGCTAGTAAAATGAAACGTTGGTATTTACTTTACTGTAAGCGTGGTGATCAAAAACGCGCGCAGTTGCACTTAGAAAATCAAGGGGTGGAGTGTTTTTATCCCCAAGTAGAAGTTGAAAAGGTTGTTCGAGGGAAAGAAAAGCAGGTCAAAGAACCGTTATTTCCATCTTACATCTTTGTTCGCTTTGATTATGAGCAAGGCCCAAGTTTTACGACGGTTCGCTCTACTCGTGGTGTTGTCGACTTTATTAAATTCGGATCTAGGCCACATGAAGTACAAGGTGATTTAGTGTTTGAGCTTAAAGAGTTCGAGAAATGTTTTAGTGACGATACTGAAGACTGTTGTATTGAGTTTGAATCAGGGCAAGTCGTGAAAATTAAGAGTGGTCAGTTTGCTGGTATTGAGGCTATCTATCATCAAAAAGATGGTGAGGCGCGTTCTATCATGTTAGTTAAGATGATCAGTCAAGTGGTACCTGTCAGTATTGAGAACGAGGCACTTCAAGCCCAAGCATAAGCGCAAGAATAAAAACAAGGCTTAATAAAAAAGGCGCATTATGCGCCTTTTTAGTGTTTAGCATTTATTCAAACGAAATCTCTTAGTAAGAGTCGTTGTGAACGGCTTGTACCGCACGACCAGATGGGTCTACACAGTTTTTGAATGACTCATCCCATTCAATGGCTTTCGCAGATGAACAGGCAACCGAAGGACCGCCAGGGACACATTCTGCTGCTGATTCTAGAGGGAATAACTCTTCGAAGATCTCACGGTAAGCGTAACCTTCTTTGGTTGTTGGCGTGTTGTAAGGGAAGCGGAATTTAGCGGCTTCCATTTGTTGATCCGTTACTTTTGCTTCAGCCGTTGCTTTCAACGTATCGATCCAATCGTAGCCAACGCCGTCAGAGAACTGTTCTTTTTGACGCCAAGCGATTGAGTCTGGTAGGTAGTCTTCAAAACACTCACGTAGGATGTGTTTCTCCATCTTACCGTTACCACACATTTTATCTTCAGGGTTCAGACGCATTGCTACATCAATGAACTCTTTATCTAAGAATGGTACACGACCTTCAACGCCCCATGCCGCCAGTGATTTGTTTGCACGAGCACAGTCGAACATGCTTAGAGCAAGTAGCTTACGTACTGTCTCTTCATGGAACTCTTTTGCGTTTGGTGCTTTATGGAAGTATAGGTAACCACCAAAGATCTCATCAGCACCTTCGCCAGACAGTACCATTTTGATGCCCATTGCTTTGATCTTACGAGCAAGTAAGTACATCGGCGTTGATGCACGAATCGTCGTTACATCGTAAGTCTCGATGTGGTAAATAACATCACGGATGGCATCTAAGCCTTCCTGAATGGTGTAAGTCATCT
Proteins encoded in this region:
- a CDS encoding peptide MFS transporter, coding for MPSNHNIFGHPRGLFLLFSTELWERFSYYAMRAILVLFLTDTTLNGGLGWSTKDALDLYGIYTGLVYITPLIGGWIADNYLGQRKSILIGGLLMALGQFTLALPNGFIGLDQVNALYLGLALLISGNGMFKPNISTMVGDLYQEGDNRRDGAFTIFYMGINLGALLGGLISGAAVDSFGWKAGFLAAGIGMVISLIMQMTMAQSWLGNIGSVPAAARAKALNKSKEKTPLTKEEFDRLKVILVMGLFVIVFWAGFEQAGGLMNIYTQQYTDRMIGDFEVPAAWFQSLNPFFIITLAPLIAAFWVKLGKREPNSPVKFAMALFFLALGFVCMMGAVMEQGGDLTVKTSMLWLVGAFFFHTLGELCLSPIGLSLVTKLAPLRLASLMMGAWFGFNAIANYVAGLVGSHVGELGAMSIFSGIAITATVSGILLLLCAGKLVSWMHGVETNTLLEAEPKTTEASAV
- the rfaH gene encoding transcription/translation regulatory transformer protein RfaH, which gives rise to MKRWYLLYCKRGDQKRAQLHLENQGVECFYPQVEVEKVVRGKEKQVKEPLFPSYIFVRFDYEQGPSFTTVRSTRGVVDFIKFGSRPHEVQGDLVFELKEFEKCFSDDTEDCCIEFESGQVVKIKSGQFAGIEAIYHQKDGEARSIMLVKMISQVVPVSIENEALQAQA